The proteins below come from a single Anguilla rostrata isolate EN2019 chromosome 3, ASM1855537v3, whole genome shotgun sequence genomic window:
- the LOC135249718 gene encoding octapeptide-repeat protein T2-like: MFPCALDPASKPRERRRGGCCRCLGLVKAHSDPHAGNRTSLATGSAGGRSGGRSGGRSKGRSEGRSGGRSEGRSGGRSEGAERGAERGAEREAEREAEREAEPRLRVISQPARLCERSQTPVLEATAVWVWDGWNRASSLRRRTVSEKPGSGERSGQGRREEPEAEETASKMG; this comes from the exons ATGTTTCCGTGTGCCCTGGACCCCGCCTCCAAACCtcgggagaggaggagaggggggtgctGTCGGTGTTTGGGTCTGGTGAAAGCACACTCAGACCCGCACGCTGGAAACAGGACCTCGTTagccacaggaagtgcaggggggcggagcggggggcggagcggggggcGGAGCAAGGGGCGGAGCGAGGGGCGGAGCGGGGGGCGGAGCGAGGGGCGGAGCGGGGGGCGGAGcgagggggcggagcggggggcGGAGCGAGGGGCGGAGCGGGAGGCGGAGCGGGAGGCGGAGCGGGAGGCGGAGCCGCGGCTTCGTGTCATTTCTCAGCCCGCGCGGCTCTGCGAGCGCTCC CAGACGCCGGTGCTTGAGGCGACGGCAGTCTGGGTGTGGGACGGTTGGAACAGAGCCAGCTCCCTTCGCCGGAGGACGGTCTCGGAGAAGCCGGGGAGCGGAGAGCGCTCGGGCCAGGGCCGGCGGGAGGAGCCGGAGGCGGAAGAGACGGCGTCGAAAATGGGGTAA